Proteins co-encoded in one Neodiprion lecontei isolate iyNeoLeco1 chromosome 3, iyNeoLeco1.1, whole genome shotgun sequence genomic window:
- the LOC124293405 gene encoding uncharacterized protein LOC124293405, which yields MTLLSMTNLKSQHPRTESYDHPQQSDVPLMLSNFKKIKKQNIKKFGKLQDKMTDNVEQKVGNRIYNFTDTVLPSEVQKILDLDFNYGLLTTNINQPVVTIIKDLEGCIDKAKDDELSNEALTGVRNNLRARGVNIVTNHIKYQRRSNSNHKKNFNLVKNIKVTRNFFKQHEDLLVMRSDKGNSTVVMYKEEYLTEMNKLVGDRKTYEKIKRDPTSKLQNISNRLIKKLVDIGILDNIEGKLMRTHSALAPRIYGSRKTHKPGCKLRPVVSSIGSPGYEIANFVHKSLLPLIRKIIMERWDEIQKFVQLDQTTLLELIDFCYDSGYFVFDGNFYLQKEGCAMGSPASRSIAIIAVDYVVSTALTHLDFEIPIIKSYVDDLFAVVPKDKVDSILDVFNSVDKDIQFTLEVENNGKLPFLDILIERSEDGDLITSWFKKPYSSGRILNFNSNHPLSQKLGVVKGFLNRAMRLSHVNKTKESIRMVRRLLSSNNYPNKVISKCEKIVSEWIRNNIKNNNVNRNWSFSRFPYIKGLSPRLGSLFRHTNCKLPGKEDRSGLVYRIPCSCGKWYVGQTRQKLKTRVRQHKLDCRPEKSIKNNKTALAELHFVEDGHNFQFEDVEILDLEKNYMKRNLSEMIFIKAMNCVNFRSDTQNLSTIYSDLINDVKDLVKS from the exons ATGACTCTGTTGTCCATGACTA ATCTAAAATCTCAACATCCTCGAACTGAAAGTTATGACCATCCTCAACAAAGTGATGTTCCGCTAATGCTGAgcaattttaagaaaataaaaaaacaaaacatcaaAAAGTTTGGGAAGCTACAAGACAAGATGACTGACAATGTAGAACAAAAAGTTGGAAacagaatttataattttactgATACAGTTTTACCATCAGAAGTCCAGAAGATCTTAGATTTAGATTTTAATTATGGACTACTTACAACGAATATCAATCAACCGGTCGTTACAATTATTAAGGATCTGGAGGGATGTATCGACAAAGCGAAAGATGACGAGTTATCCAACGAAGCTTTGACGGGAGTGAGAAATAATCTGAGAGCAAGAGGTGTAAATATTGTGACAAATCACATTAAATATCAGCGTAGAAGCAACAGCAATCACAAGAAAAACTTCAACCtagttaaaaatatcaaagtcaCAAGAAATTTCTTTAAACAACATGAGGATCTCTTAGTAATGCGCTCAGATAAAGGTAATTCAACAGTGGTCATGTACAAAGAAGAATACCTCACAGAAATGAATAAGTTGGTTGGCGACCGTAAAACATATGAAAAGATCAAAAGAGATCCTACGTCAAAGCTACAAAACATAAGCAACCGCTTAATAAAGAAGCTTGTGGATATTGGTATCCTTGACAACATCGAAGGTAAGCTAATGCGAACTCACAGTGCATTGGCACCAAGAATCTATGGCTCAAGGAAAACCCACAAACCTGGGTGTAAACTTAGACCAGTGGTCAGTAGCATAGGATCACCAGGTTATGAGATCGCCAATTTTGTTCATAAGAGTCTGTTACC TTTAATAAGGAAAATCATCATGGAGCGGTGGGATGAAATCCAGAAATTTGTGCAATTGGACCAGACTACTCTACTAGAGCTTATTGATTTTTGTTACGACTCGGGATATTTCGTGTTTGATGGCAATTTTTACCTTCAGAAGGAAGGATGTGCTATGGGGAGTCCAGCAAGTCGTTCAATTGCCATCATTGCAGTAGATTATGTTGTTTCAACGGCGTTGACTCACCTTGACTTTGAAATTCCGATTATTAAGTCGTATGTTGATGATCTCTTCGCAGTGGTTCCAAAGGATAAAGTAGACAGCATCTTGGATGTGTTTAATAGTGTTGACAAGGACATCCAGTTTACCTTGGAAGTTGAGAATAACGGGAAGTTGCCTTTTTTGGACATACTAATAGAAAGATCAGAAGATGGTGATCTCATAACTTCTTGGTTCAAGAAACCGTACAGCTCAggaagaattttgaattttaattccaaTCATCCATTGAGCCAGAAATTGGGGGTTGTAAAAGGGTTTTTGAACAGAGCCATGCGCTTGAGTCATGTGAACAAGACCAAGGAAAGTATTCGCATGGTTAGAAGATTACTGTCATCTAACAATTATCCAAACAAGGTCATCAGCAAGTGTGAGAAAATTGTGTCCGAGTGGATTAGAAACAACATCAAGAACAACAATGTCAACAGGAATTGGTCGTTTAGCAGATTTCCTTACATAAAAGGCTTGTCACCAAGACTGGGATCTTTATTTAGGCACACCAACTGCAAGTTG CCGGGAAAAGAAGATAGATCTGGCCTGGTATACAGGATTCCGTGCTCGTGTGGGAAATGGTACGTTGGACAGACCaggcaaaaattaaaaaccagaGTGAGACAACATAAACTTGACTGCAGACCTGAGAAGTCcataaaaaacaacaaaacagcATTAGCGGAACTTCACTTTGTTGAGGATGGTCATAACTTTCAGTTCGAGGATGTTGAGATTTTAGATCTGgagaaaaattacatgaaGAGAAATCTaagtgaaatgatttttattaaggCGATGAATTGTGTCAATTTTAGATCCGACACGCAAAACCTCAGTACAATTTACAGTGACCTGATAAATGATGTTAAGGATTTAGTGAAGTcatag